The following is a genomic window from Lysinibacillus sp. G4S2.
AAATAAATGAACTTAGTATCCGTTGGTTTCTTTTTAGCAATCGTTAGTTTAACACTTGTTGTAACATTTATCGCAGCAAAGCGTACGTCTTCTGCCGCTGATTTCTATACTGCTGGTGGTGGTCTTAAAGGTTGGCAAAACGGCTTTGCTATCGCTGGTGACTATTTATCCGCGGCCGCATTTCTTGGGGTGTCCGGTGCGATTGCTTTAACTGGTTTTGATGGTTTCTTCTTCTCTGTAGGCTATGTAGTGGCTAACTTAGTTCTTCTTTATATTATTGCAGAGCCTATGCGTAACTTAGGTCGTTATACTTTAGCTGATATGCTTACTTCACGTTTCAACGAAAAACGTATTCGCGGGGTTGCTGCGACAGGAACAATTATCATCGTAATCCTTTATATGATTGCACAATTAGTAGGTGCAGGTGCCCTTATTAAACTATTATTTGGTATTGAGTACTGGATTGCGGTTTTAATCGTAGGTGTTATGATGACTACTTATGTATTATTCGGTGGAATGACAGCTACTTCTTGGGTGCAAATTATTAAAGCTAGTCTTCTATTATTCGGGACAGGCTTATTAGCTACATTAGTATTAATTAAATTTGATTTCTCTCTTATGAAAATGTTTGATACGATCGCTGTGGATCACGGTGAAAAATTCCTTGTACCAGGGATGAAATATACAAGTACAATTGACTCTGTTTCGATGATGATGGCGCTTGTTTTAGGGACATCTGGGTTACCACATATTTTAATGCGTTTCTTTACAGTGAAAGATGCCAAAACTGCTCGTTCTTCTATTTCATGGACAACTTGGATTACAGCTATTTTCTTCTCATTAACTATTTTCTTAGGTTTTGGAGCATTAAACTTTGTAGGTATCGATAAAATCCTTGCTGAAAGTAAAGCTGGTAACACCGCTGCCCCACTTCTTGCTAATTTCTTGGGTGGTGATGTGTTAATGGCATTTATCGGTGCAGTAGCATTCGCAACCATTTTAGCCGTTGTTTCAGGTTTAGTTTTAACAGGTGCTTCTGCTATTTCACATGATATTTATGGTGAAATTATTAAAGGTGGTAAATTAACAGAAAAGCAACAAGTTGTAGCGGCTCGTACTGGCTCTATTTCTATTGCCATTGTTTCTATTATCCTAGCGTTATTTGCACAAAACTTGAATGTATCGTTTTTAGTATCCTTTGCATTTTGTATTGGTGCTTCAGCAAATTTACCTGTTATTCTTTACACAATTTACTGGAAAAAATTCAATTCAACAGGTGCTATAGCAGCAATGGTAACTGGTTTAGTATCATGCTTAGTTTTAGGTGCTATGGGTCCTAATGTATGGAGCCCGGTTGAAGGTGCGGCCATCTTTGTTGGAAATCCTATCGTACCTTTAGCAGTACCAGCAGTTATTACAATTCCACTTGGTTTTATCGCCGGTTACTTAGGCTCTGTTCTATCTTCTAGCAAAGTACCACAGGAAGAAGCAGATCGCATTTATAAAGAAATTCGCGTTAAAGCAAATACAGGGGTATCTGTTTCTGACGTTTCTCATTAATTTCGCGCTTTTCACAA
Proteins encoded in this region:
- a CDS encoding cation acetate symporter; this encodes MNLVSVGFFLAIVSLTLVVTFIAAKRTSSAADFYTAGGGLKGWQNGFAIAGDYLSAAAFLGVSGAIALTGFDGFFFSVGYVVANLVLLYIIAEPMRNLGRYTLADMLTSRFNEKRIRGVAATGTIIIVILYMIAQLVGAGALIKLLFGIEYWIAVLIVGVMMTTYVLFGGMTATSWVQIIKASLLLFGTGLLATLVLIKFDFSLMKMFDTIAVDHGEKFLVPGMKYTSTIDSVSMMMALVLGTSGLPHILMRFFTVKDAKTARSSISWTTWITAIFFSLTIFLGFGALNFVGIDKILAESKAGNTAAPLLANFLGGDVLMAFIGAVAFATILAVVSGLVLTGASAISHDIYGEIIKGGKLTEKQQVVAARTGSISIAIVSIILALFAQNLNVSFLVSFAFCIGASANLPVILYTIYWKKFNSTGAIAAMVTGLVSCLVLGAMGPNVWSPVEGAAIFVGNPIVPLAVPAVITIPLGFIAGYLGSVLSSSKVPQEEADRIYKEIRVKANTGVSVSDVSH